The following DNA comes from Enterocloster bolteae.
GGAAGGAGAATGGGTTTATGTATAAATGATACATATGGTATGTATCAGAACAACAAGAAGGAGGGTTTTTTATGGCAAAGTATGTAATGGCACTGGATTCGGGTACGACAAGCAACAGGTGTATCCTGTTCAATGAAAAGGGGGAAATGTGCAGTGTTGCTCAGAAGGAATTTACCCAGTACTTCCCGAAGCCAGGTTGGGTAGAGCATGATGCCAATGAAATCTGGTCCACACAGTTAGGCGTTGCAGTGGAGGCTATGTCCAAAATCGGGGCAACCGCAGAGGATATCGCGGCCATCGGCATCACCAACCAGCGTGAGACTACCATTGTATGGGATAAGGAGACTGGGGAGCCCGTATACCATGCAATCGTGTGGCAATGCCGCAGGACCTCCGAGTACTGCGATACACTGAAGGAGAAAGGATTGGTCGATACCTTCCGTGCCAAGACAGGACTTGTGATTGACGCTTATTTCTCAGGAACAAAGCTGAGATGGATACTTGAGAATGTGGAAGGAGTCAGGGAACGCGCAGAAAAAGGGGAGCTGCTGTTCGGAACCGTGGAGACATGGCTGATCTGGAAACTGACCAAGGGAAGAGTACATGTAACCGATTATTCCAACGCATCACGCACCATGCTGTTCAACATCAATACATTAGAGTGGGATGATGAGATTCTGGCCGAGTTAAACATTCCGAAGTGCATGCTTCCGGAAGCAAAACCATCCAGTTTCGTATACGGTGAATCCGATCCGCAGTTCTTTGGCGGCCCAATCCCCATCGGCGGGGCGGCAGGCGACCAGCAGGCAGCGCTTTTCGGCCAGACCTGTTTCAATGCGGGCGAGGCAAAGAATACATACGGAACCGGCTGCTTTATGCTGATGAACACAGGTGAGAAGCCGGTATTCTCCAAGAACGGCCTGGTTACCACCATTGCCTGGGGCCTGGACGGCAAAGTAAATTATGCTCTGGAAGGTTCCATCTTCGTTGCCGGCGCCGCCATCCAGTGGCTGAGGGACGAGATGAGGATTATAGATTCCTCGCCTGATTCCGAGTATATGGCCAAGAAGGTAAAGGACACCAACGGCTGTTATGTGGTTCCCGCCTTTACAGGACTGGGCGCCCCCCACTGGGACCAGTACGCCAGAGGCACGATTGTGGGCATCACCCGCGGCGTCAACAAGTATCACATTATCCGGGCTACGCTGGATTCCCTGTGCTATCAGACCAACGACGTGCTCCAGGCCATGAAGGCGGATTCCGGCATTGAGCTGGCAGCCCTTAAGGTGGACGGCGGAGCAAGCGCAAACAACTATCTGATGCAGACCCAGGCAGACATTATCAATGCTCCGGTGAACCGTCCGCAGTGCGTGGAGACCACTGCCATGGGCGCCGCCTATCTGGCAGGTCTGGCAGTTGGATACTGGGCAAACAAGGAAGAGGTTATCAAGAACTGGGCCATCGACCGCACCTTTACTCCGGAGATTTCAGAGGAGAAGAGGACAGAGATGGTGACCGGCTGGAACAAGGCCGTGAAATGCTCTTACGGATGGGCAAAAGAAGATTAATCAGATATGGGTATGAAACAATGTGATTCAGCATGGCTGCCCGGCCTCCGGCGCCCCTTGGCACAGGGGCCGGAGCCATGCCATACAGATAAGGGGGTTATTATATGTTACCATATATTGCAGAGTTTTTGGGGACCATGATACTGATCATCTTAGGTGACGGCGTTGTAGCAAACGTGACGCTCAACAAATCAGGCATGAAGGGGGCTGGTTCCATCCAGATTACCTTTGCATGGGGCCTTGCGGTTATGCTGCCCGCGTTCATCTTCGGCGCTGCATCCGGCGCGCATTTTAATCCGGCGCTGACCATTGCCCTGGCAGTGGATGGAAGTATGTCATGGGGACTTGTTCCCGGATACATTGTGGCACAGTTTGCCGGTGCTTTTGTGGGCGCTGTCATTGTATACCTTCTGTTTAAGGACCAGTATGACGCAACCGAGTCAGCGGCAACCAAGCTGGGGACCTTCTGTACAGGACCATCCGTTCCTAACATGGGACGCAACATTTTAAGCGAGGCAGTGGGAACATTCGTGCTTGTATTTGCAATCAAAGGCATCGGCCAGGTATCCGGCATTGCACCAGGCGTGGATAAACTGCTTGTATTTGGAATTATCGTATCCATTGGTATGTCTCTGGGCGGTCTGACAGGTTATGCCATCAATCCGGCACGTGACCTGGGACCACGTCTTGCACATGCTGTCCTGCCGATTAAGGGCAAAGGCGATTCCAACTGGGGCTATGCACCGGTTGTCATCATCGGGCCGGTTGTGGGCGCAGTAGTGGCAGCTTTACTGTATCAGGCAATTCCGTGGATGTAATGTTTAGTATGAACTGAATATTGATTGCGTGAGAACAGAGCGGAGCAAATGGGTGTGGAAACACGCCTTGTTTGCTCCGCTTTTTTAACCCTTCGGGGCTGAATGTTGGCCGCCCGGCTGGCTGTTTTAAACCAGGCCGGCGGATTTAAGATAAATGGCCGGCCCGGTGAGGGCGGCGGCAGGAAGATGCCGGGAGGAACCGGCATTTTCATAAAAAAAGAAGGAAGGGAACAAAACATATGTATGACGTAATAATAATCGGGGCCGGCGTGTCCGGCGCTGCATCTGCCAGGGAGCTGTCGCGGTATAAGGTGAATGCCTGTGTCCTGGAACGGGAGGAGGATGTGTGCTGCGGCACGTCCAAGGCCAACAGTGCCATTGTCCATGCCGGATATGACGCGGCCGAAGGCTCGCTGATGGCCAGGCTGAATGTGGAAGGAAACCAGATCATGCCTGAACTGGCAAAGGAGCTGGATTTTCCCTTTAATCCCTGCGGATCCTTTGTGGTATGTCTGGACGAGGAGTCTCTGCCGGATCTGAGAGCTCTGTATGAGCGGGGAGTTAAGAACGGTGTAAAGGATTTGGAAATCATCACGGATAAGGCGAGAATCAAGGAAATGGAGCCCAATCTGGCAGATGAGGCGGCAGGCGTTCTCTATGCACCTACGGCAGGCATCGTATGTCCCTTTAATCTGAACATTGCGCTGGCGGAAAATGCCTATACCAACGGCGTGGACTTTAAATTTAATACTGAGGTGACAGATATCCGCAGGATAGAGGGCGGATGGGCTCTGGAAACAAACCAGGGTGTGTATGAGACCCGCTGTGTGGTCAACGCGGCAGGAGTCCATGCCGATAAGTTCCACAACATGGTCAGCGGAACAAAGATACACATAACCCCCAGAAGGGGAGATTACTGTCTGTTAGATAAGAGCGCAGGAAATCATGTGAGCCATACCATATTCGCCCTTCCGGGAAAGTATGGAAAGGGCGTCCTGGTATCGCCTACAGTACATGGCAACCTGATTGTGGGGCCCACAGCCATTGACATTGAGGACAAAGAGGCCACAGCCACCACCAGGGAAGGTCTGGATGAACTGATTGCAAAAGCAGGGATGAACGTAAAAGACCTTCCCATGCGCCAGGTTATCACATCCTTTGCCGGACTCAGGGCCCATGAGGATCATCATGAGTTTATTATAAAAGAGCTGGAGGACGCGCCCGGATTTGTAGACTGCGCGGGAATCGAGTCGCCCGGCCTTACCAGCTGTCCTGCCATTGGAAGGATGGTGGCCGGAATCCTTAAGGAAAAGCTGGGACTGGAGCCAAATCCGCAGTTTGACGGCAGCCGCAAGGGAATTCTGGACCCGGATACACTTACAAAAGAGGAGCAGGCAGAGCTGATCAGACAGAATCCTGCTTACGGAAATATCATCTGCCGCTGCGAGATGGTCACAGAGGGAGAAATCCTGGACGCCATCCACAGGCCCCTGGGGGCGCGTTCCCTGGACGGCATCAAGCGCAGGACCAGGGCGGGAATGGGCCGCTGCCAGGCAGGGTTCTGCACGCCCAGATCCATGGAACTGCTTCACCGCGAGCTGGGACTTCCCATGACGGAGATTACAAAGGCCGGCGGGGATTCAAAGCTTGTAGTGGGAACCAACAAGGACAGAATATAGAAAGGGGCGCGCGCAAGATGAGGGAATATGATATTGTCATAATCGGCGGCGGTCCTGCGGGTCTCGCTGCAGCTGTAGCGGCCAGGGATAACGGGATAGAGAGTATCCTGATCCTGGAACGCGATAAGGAACTGGGAGGCATATTAAACCAGTGCATCCACAATGGATTCGGCCTCCATACATTCAAGGAGGAGCTGACAGGCCCGGAGTACGCTGCCAGGTTTGAGGAACAGGTGTATGAGAGGAAGATTGAATATAAGCTAAACACCATGGTCATGGATATCAGCCATGACAAGGTGGTCACGGCCATGAACAGGGAAGAGGGGCTGTTTGAGATACAGGCCAGGGCGGTTATACTGGCCATGGGATGCAGGGAGCGCTCCAGGGGGGCGCTGAACATACCGGGCTACCGGCCCGCTGGCATTTACTGCGCAGGCACGGCCCAGCGTCTGGTGAATATGGAGGGCTTTATGCCCGGACGGGAAGTGGTTATCCTGGGATCCGGAGACATCGGCCTTATTATGGCCAGGCGTATGACCCTGGAGGGCGCCAGGGTGAAGGTGGTGGCGGAGCTGATGCCTTATTCCGGAGGACTGAAACGTAATATCGTACAGTGTCTGGACGATTACGGCATTCCGCTGAAGCTGAGCCATACCGTGGTTGACATACGGGGAAAGGAGCGGCTGGAGGGAATCACCCTGGCAGCCGTGGATGAGAAGGGTAAGCCGATACCGGGAACTGAGGAGGATTATACCTGTGACACCCTGCTTCTTTCCGTGGGACTGATACCTGAGAATGAATTGTCTAACGGAATGGGCGTGAAAATGAACCGCGTCACATCAGGGCCGGTGGTGAACGAAAGCCTGGAAACCAATATCGAAGGCGTATTTGCCTGCGGCAACGTGCTCCACGTCCATGATTTGGTGGATTTTGTGTCAGAGGAGGCAGCGGCGGCAGGTAAGAACGCGGCCAGATATGTGAAGGACGGCAGGTGCTCCGGAACAGGACAGGAGATAGAGTTAAGCGCAGTGGACGGGGTGCGCTATACGGTGCCCTGCACCATCCATCCGGACCGCATGGAGGAAACCCAAATCGTGCGTTTCCGTGTGGGGAATGTTTATAAAAACTGCTATATCGGCGTATACTTTGATGATGAGCAGGTTATGCACAGGAAACGTCCGGTTATGGCGCCCGGAGAGATGGAGGAGATAAAGCTCCAGAAGGAAAAATTGATGTTGCATCC
Coding sequences within:
- a CDS encoding NAD(P)/FAD-dependent oxidoreductase → MYDVIIIGAGVSGAASARELSRYKVNACVLEREEDVCCGTSKANSAIVHAGYDAAEGSLMARLNVEGNQIMPELAKELDFPFNPCGSFVVCLDEESLPDLRALYERGVKNGVKDLEIITDKARIKEMEPNLADEAAGVLYAPTAGIVCPFNLNIALAENAYTNGVDFKFNTEVTDIRRIEGGWALETNQGVYETRCVVNAAGVHADKFHNMVSGTKIHITPRRGDYCLLDKSAGNHVSHTIFALPGKYGKGVLVSPTVHGNLIVGPTAIDIEDKEATATTREGLDELIAKAGMNVKDLPMRQVITSFAGLRAHEDHHEFIIKELEDAPGFVDCAGIESPGLTSCPAIGRMVAGILKEKLGLEPNPQFDGSRKGILDPDTLTKEEQAELIRQNPAYGNIICRCEMVTEGEILDAIHRPLGARSLDGIKRRTRAGMGRCQAGFCTPRSMELLHRELGLPMTEITKAGGDSKLVVGTNKDRI
- a CDS encoding NAD(P)/FAD-dependent oxidoreductase, giving the protein MREYDIVIIGGGPAGLAAAVAARDNGIESILILERDKELGGILNQCIHNGFGLHTFKEELTGPEYAARFEEQVYERKIEYKLNTMVMDISHDKVVTAMNREEGLFEIQARAVILAMGCRERSRGALNIPGYRPAGIYCAGTAQRLVNMEGFMPGREVVILGSGDIGLIMARRMTLEGARVKVVAELMPYSGGLKRNIVQCLDDYGIPLKLSHTVVDIRGKERLEGITLAAVDEKGKPIPGTEEDYTCDTLLLSVGLIPENELSNGMGVKMNRVTSGPVVNESLETNIEGVFACGNVLHVHDLVDFVSEEAAAAGKNAARYVKDGRCSGTGQEIELSAVDGVRYTVPCTIHPDRMEETQIVRFRVGNVYKNCYIGVYFDDEQVMHRKRPVMAPGEMEEIKLQKEKLMLHPGLKKITIKVEEA
- the glpK gene encoding glycerol kinase GlpK, with amino-acid sequence MAKYVMALDSGTTSNRCILFNEKGEMCSVAQKEFTQYFPKPGWVEHDANEIWSTQLGVAVEAMSKIGATAEDIAAIGITNQRETTIVWDKETGEPVYHAIVWQCRRTSEYCDTLKEKGLVDTFRAKTGLVIDAYFSGTKLRWILENVEGVRERAEKGELLFGTVETWLIWKLTKGRVHVTDYSNASRTMLFNINTLEWDDEILAELNIPKCMLPEAKPSSFVYGESDPQFFGGPIPIGGAAGDQQAALFGQTCFNAGEAKNTYGTGCFMLMNTGEKPVFSKNGLVTTIAWGLDGKVNYALEGSIFVAGAAIQWLRDEMRIIDSSPDSEYMAKKVKDTNGCYVVPAFTGLGAPHWDQYARGTIVGITRGVNKYHIIRATLDSLCYQTNDVLQAMKADSGIELAALKVDGGASANNYLMQTQADIINAPVNRPQCVETTAMGAAYLAGLAVGYWANKEEVIKNWAIDRTFTPEISEEKRTEMVTGWNKAVKCSYGWAKED
- a CDS encoding MIP/aquaporin family protein — protein: MLPYIAEFLGTMILIILGDGVVANVTLNKSGMKGAGSIQITFAWGLAVMLPAFIFGAASGAHFNPALTIALAVDGSMSWGLVPGYIVAQFAGAFVGAVIVYLLFKDQYDATESAATKLGTFCTGPSVPNMGRNILSEAVGTFVLVFAIKGIGQVSGIAPGVDKLLVFGIIVSIGMSLGGLTGYAINPARDLGPRLAHAVLPIKGKGDSNWGYAPVVIIGPVVGAVVAALLYQAIPWM